The Aeoliella mucimassa genome includes the window GAGTTGGGTATCTCCGAGATTGTCACCGAACTCGAAGCCAAGGCCCAAGGCTCCACCGAATTGGTGGTTCGCGAAGCCGAAATCAAGCAGCTTGAACAAGTGGCCGAAGACCTTGGCCGCCGTATTCAAGCTTGGGAAATCGAAGAGAAAGCCGAAGAGCGAATTGAGCTGTACGAAAGTGCCTACATTTTGCCAGGCATCAATAAGCTGCAGCACTATGCGATCACTGGTATCGGTAGCCTGGCCACCTTGGTGGTCGCCTGCCTGGGCATTGCTTACCTTGAGTTCCTTGGTCGTCGCCTGAATGGCCCGAAGCAAGTGGACGAAGGTCTTGGCATCCGCGTGGTCGGTACCCTGCCAAAGCTCAAGGCACGTCATCAGGCTCAGATCACCGAATCGATCGACAGTGTGCGTACCGCACTCATGCACGAATCGAGCTCCAAGCAGCGGCAAGTGGTGATGATCACCAGCCCGCGAGCGATGGAAGGTCGTACGACGGTCGCCAGCCAACTGGCTGGTAGCTTGGCTCGTGCCGGTCGTCGCACCTTGCTGATCGACGGCGACCTGCGTCGTCCTGCGTTGCACTCGCTGTTCAACGTGCCGCTCGAAGATGGTTTGTGCGAAGTACTGCGTGCCGAGGCCGATGTGTCGGACGTGGTGCGAGCCACTTCGGCCGAAGGCCTGTGGCTGATGACCGCTGGTTACTGCGACGCCGAAGCGGTGCACGCCATGGCCACCGACCAGATTCAACCGATCTTCGACAAGCTTCGTTCCGAATACGACTTTGTGATCATCGACGGTGCCCCGGTGCTCGGTTTGTCCGACTCGCTGATGATGGGCCAACACTGCGACGGTGCTCTGCTGAGCGTGTTGCGGGACCACACCACGGTGCCCGACATCTATCAGTCGAGCGAACTGCTCCGCAGCGTCGGCGTCCGCCTGATCGGCTCGGTCGTCAACGGTGTCTCGGCCAAGTCGGACCGACGTGTCAGCCACCTGCAAGTGGCCGCTCCGAAGTCGAATCGCAAGCAGATCAAGAGCAAGCCGGCCGAAGCTTCGGTCGCCAGCGAGCCCTCGGCTGCCAGCGACGATAATGACTTCGATTTTAGCGACCTGTCCGACGACTAACGAAAACGGTGTGTACTCGACTCGATCGGCTCGCCGGGTATTGCGGCGAGCCGGTCGGTGTCACCCAACGGAAACTCTCCTCAGCGGGGTTTCGATTCGGCGGCTTTTTGAGCCCCGAAGCGAAACCCCGCTTTTTTTATGGCCTGCCGAGGCCGGGGACAGCCAAAGCCTCGCAATTCATAGATTCTGCGAAGTGGCTGGCCCGTTTTGGGGCTCGTGGGGTAGAATGCAGCTCTGACCACCTTTATCGCACATTTATCCTATTTTCAGATGGTCTGCTGCCATGGATCCTTACTCCCTCTGCCCTTGTGGGAGTGGCAAGAAGCTCAAATTCTGCTGCTCCGACCTGATCGGCGAGATCGAAAAAATACACCGGATGATCGAGGGCGATCAGCCCCGTGCGGCCTTGCGCCATGTGGAGCAAACGCTGCAAAAGTCGCCAGGCCGAGCGTCGCTGCTCGACCTCCAGGCGATGCTCCAGCTTTCACTCGGCGAACTCGAATCGGCCGAGAAAACCGTTGCCGAGTTCCTGAAAGCCGATCCCGATAGCCCCTCGGCCCACGCCCACCACGCGATGGTGCTTGCCGAACGCGAAGACGCTAGCGGAGCCATCGCGGCCCTGCAGTCGGCGCTCGAGCGGGTAGAAGTGAACTTGCCACAGCGGGTGCTCGAAGCCATTGGCAGCGTCGGCCATGCAGTGCTCTCGGCCGGCGACATCGTCGCTGCCAGGGCGCACCTTTGGCTGTACGAGGCCGTTTCCGGCGAAGCCGGCGACCATCGTGCCCTCGAACTCCTGGTGCGGATGAACCAAGTGGCTGGCCTTCCGCTGCTGCTTCGCGATCGTTTGGCGCTCAAGAGCCTGCCCGAAGGCCATCCGGCCGCGGCCGAGATGCGGGTGGTACAACAGTTGGCCGCCGCGGGCAAATGGCGCATCGCCGAAGCCCAGCTCGACGAGATCCTACCCGACCATCTGGACGAGCCGCTGTTCTTCTACAATCGCGCGCTGCTCTCCGGCTATCTTGGCGACCCTAAGAACTTCGTGGCCGGCCTGCGTTTGTACGCTCGCCAGCAAATTGCGCTGGACGACGCCGTGGAGGCCGAGGCCATCGCCCAGTTGGTCGATACCGAACTGGAAGACAAGCTTAACAGCGCGGTTCGCGTGGTGTTCGAACTCAAGAACGAAGACACCTTTGTCGAGCGGATGAGCGACCATGCCCAGGTGTTGCCGTTGCCGCTGTCGCGCGAAGAGCTGGAATCGTTCGAAGGTCCCAAGCCGCGTACGTACTGGATGCTGCTTGATCGCCCCGAGCCCCAGGAAGTGGCCGACCTCACTCGCGAGGATGTGCCTCAGGTATTAGGTTTCATCTCGCATTACGGTCGCCAGACCGATCGGGCGGAACGCGTGGAGTTTGTGACCGACCGCGACGAGCGGTTCGCTAACATTCTCGATACCCTGCGCCAGGCAGCCGGCGATACGCTCGGCGAACAACTCGACGAGCAGGATCTCGGCCCCGCCCCCGGGCAGGGCGATCCCGCGTTGAGCTGGCGCTGGCACTTGCCGCAAACCGTGCCGGCGGAGAAGCGTCGCGAGCTGTTGCAGGCCGAGCATCGTGTCGCGTTGCTCGAGCGGTGGCCCGACTCGCCTCGGGCGGCACTCGGCGACAAAACCCCGCGCGAAGCATCTAGCAACGAAGAAATGAAGCTGCCACTGCTGGCGGCGATTTTGCTGCTGGAACTTGGTGTGGCGAACGCTTTGCAAACCGATATGTTCGTCGAGTTGCGGGACAAACTCGGTTTGCCCCAGCCCGAGAGCATCGCAGCCGACTCGGTGGATGCTGGGAGTGTTTCGATCGCTCGTATCCGCCGTATCGATCTGTCGGGCTTCAGCAACGACGACTTGATGTTGCTGTTCAAGCGTTGTGCGTTGGTGAACGCGACCCCGACGATCAACGCGATCATTCGCGAGGCGCTCACCCGCGACGATTTCGACCAGTACGTTCCCAAGGATCGGTTGTTCGAGCAATTGTTCTCGTCCGAGCCTGATAGCAACGCTGCCTTGGCGGTGCTCGACGACGCACGTCGCTGGTCTGCGGGGCAAGGGCAGTCGTGCGGTGCGTGGGACCTGCTGGAGTTGCAGCTCTACATTCAGGAAGGCAATTCCGAGGGAGCGAACCGCGTGCTGACGCATCTTCGCGATGAGCACATGGACGAACCTGATATTGCCAATCAGGTTTATCAGCTGCTGTACATGATTGGTGCCATTCCCGAGAACATGGGAGCTGGTGGGCCGCATTCGATTCCCTCCTCGGCGGTAGCCGACGCTGCTCCTGCTGCGGAATCGAGCTCGGCCATCTGGACCCCAGGCGGCGAGTCCGGTTCGACCGGCAAGTCGAAGCTGTGGACTCCCGACTGACGCTTAGGCGGTATGTTGGCCACGATCTGAAAAGGGACTCATGACAGACGATACGCTGTTCATGCAACGTGCCATCGACCTGGCCCGTCAGGGCGAAGGGCACGTGGAACCAAACCCGATGGTCGGCGCCGTGGTGGTTCGTCACGGCCAGGTCGTCGGCGAAGGGTACCATCAAAAGTTTGGCGGTCCGCACGCCGAGGTGCACGCGCTCGCAGCCGCTGGCGAATCCGCCCGCGGGGCAACACTGTATGTCACGCTCGAGCCTTGCTGTCATACCGGCAAAACACCTCCTTGCACCCAGGCGGTACTGGCGGCTGGCATCGCGCGAGTGGTCGTCGCGGTGGGCGATCCGTTTCCCCAAGTCGACGGTGGCGGCATCGCACAACTGCGAGCTGCCGGCATCGAGTGCGAAGTCGGAGTGTTGGAGCGCGAGGCTCGATACTTGCTTGCTCCCTATCTCAAGTTGGTTACCACCGGCAAACCTTGGGTGATTGCCAAATGGGCGATGACCCTCGATGGTAAAATGGCGACTCACACGGGGTCGAGTCAATGGATCAGCGGCGAATCCTCTCGCGCTGTGGTGCATAAGATCCGCGGCCGCATGGATGCCATCGTCGTCGGGTCCGGTACCGTACATGCCGACGACCCGTTGCTCACCGCCCGACCTGCTGGCCCTCGGGTACCGGTGCGGGTGGTGCTCGGCGACCTGACCACCGACACGAAGCTCGCCCAAACCATGGATGAAGCCCCGTTGATGGTGGTCCGCCAGCGCGACACCGAGGCCGACGAGTACCAATGGCTGCTCGACGGGGGAGGGGAGCTGTGGATCTCGGGCACCGACGATCGACTGACCCGCATCAACTTGCTGCTCGACGAACTCGGCAGCCGGCGGATGACCAACGTGTTGGTTGAAGGAGGGGGCAAAGTGCTCGGTGCGCTGTTCGACGCCCATGCGGTGGACGAGGTGCACGTGTTCATCGCGCCGAAGATCGTCGGCGGCGAGGGAGCCCCTACTCCGGTAGCTGGACTGGGACTGTCGGACATGGCCGCTGCCTGGCAGCTAGTCGACACACGCATCGAAACGCTCGGCACCGACATGTACTTATCGGGGCGGCTCCCGAAGTCGTAAGCGGCCAACCGCCCGAGCTTCACGATAAATTAATACTTGTGTAAGCCATCGCACCGTCGGCAAAGCCCAGTAGCGGATACTATAATCGGACCCGATGGTCGGCAGGCGGAGTAAGCTGCCGCCGACCCTCACGCCCACCCCGTGTTGCATGCCCAGGAGTTTTCCGATGAAGTCGCTGTTTGCGTTAATCGCTGTTACTACGTTGCTGGCCACTGGGTGTGGCGAGTCGACCACGATCGATCCGTCGAGTACCGCTACTGCGGCTCCCGTGGAAGCAGTCGTGCTTTGCAAAGATTGTGGTCAGGTAAAAGGTAGCGAAGCCTGCTGTGCCGAAGGTGCCGAGATGTGCGACTGTGGCTTCCATCACGGCTCGCCTGCTTGCTGCAAATTAGAAAAATCCGGCGAAGACATCACGCTGTGCACCAAGTGTGGCCAGGCCGAGGGTTCCGAGAAGTGTTGTGCCGAAGGGGCCGACCTCTGCCCACTGTGCGGCCTGCAAGTTGGGTCGCCTGGTTGTGTGGTCGAAGAGTCGAAACTGGTCAAAATCGAAGACGAATCGTACCCCGAGGACGAATAGTCGCAGCTGCGGCAAACTAAAAACCACAAACCTCGGTCGCATTTGCGGCCGAGGTTTTTTATGCGCCAGCGATTTCGCGACTGCATGGCAACGTGCGGATCGCGGTGTTAAGCTGGAAGGCTTATGGTCGAAGCGTTCTTTTCGCGTAATCCTTATCGAGGCAGATTCACCATGAAAACTCTCCTCCGTTGTTTGACCTTGTTGCTGATGTTCGCCCTGTCGGGGGGACAGGCTTTGGCCGAAGATGCCGAGCAGCCGAATATCATCTTCATTCTGGCCGACGACCTGGGATACGGCGACCTCGGTTGCTACGGGCAGAAGAACTTTGCGACTCCGCGGATCGATCAGCTGGCGAACGAAGGTTTGCGATTCACTCAGCATTACGCTGGCTGCACGGTTTGTTTTCCCTCGCGGTCGGTGCTGCTGACCGGTCAGCATATGGGGCACGTGTTGTGTCGGGCGAACGGCGACTACCAGTTCCCCGAAGATCCGCAAGAGATCACCATCGCGTCTCGGCTGAAGCAGGCAGGCTACCACACAGCGATGATCGGCAAGAGCGGACTGTCGTGTCGGTCGGACGATCCTAGCCTGCCGAATCGCAAGGGCTTCGACCACTTCTTTGGCTACCTGTCGCACGGGGCCGCCCACCGCTACTACCCCGAGCACCTCTATCGCAACGGTGAGCAAGTCGACTACCCGGGCAATCACGGGAAAGAGGGAGACACCTATTCGGGCGACCTGTTCCTGGCCGACGCGCTGCGCTACCTCGACGAGCGAGCGGAAGCCGGCGGGCCGTTCTTCCTGCACTTGTCGCTGCAGCAGCCGCACGCGGATTTGCAAGTCACGCAGAAGTACCGAGAGCAGTTCATTGGGCAGTTCGACGAGCAGCCCGCCAAGGGTGGCGGTTACCGCGACGAAGCCCATCCGAAGTCGACCTTCGCCGGCATGGTAACCTACCTTGATACTACCGTGGGGCAGGTGATCGACAAGCTCCACCAGACGGGCATGGCCGAGAACACGCTGGTGATTTTCTCGAGCGACAACGGAGCGATGAGCGAGGGAGGGTGGAGTGCCGAGTACTTTACGTCGAGCGGCCCGTTGCGCGGCGGCAAACGCGACATGTACGAAGGGGGACTTCGCGTGCCGACCATCGCGTACTGGCCTGGCACCATTACCGCTGGCACCGAGAGCGACCACCAGAGCGCGTTCTACGATTTCGCCGCGACCGCGTGCGAACTAGCCGGCATCGCCCCGCCGGCGAACACCGACGGCATCTCCTACGTTCCCACGCTCACCGGCGCCGGCTCGCAACCAACGCACGAGTATCTGTACTGGGAGTTCTACGAGCAGGGGGGCAAGCAAGCGGTTCGCTACGGCGACTGGAAGGGAGTGCGGCTGAACGTGAACAAGAACCGCAACGCTCCCATCGAACTCTACAACCTGGCCGACGACCTCGGCGAGCAGCACGACATCGCTGCCAATCACCCAGAAGTAGTCAAGAAAATCGCAGCCATCATGGATGAGGCCCATGAGCCCTCGCCGCTGATCGACTTTGGCCAAGTAAGGAAGAAGCCGAAGAAGTAGCGGATGGTTGGTTTGATGAGCTACTTTGCGAACTGCACTCGCTCGTACAGATCCTGCAGCGGTACTTCGGCTTCGATCGTACTCAGCGGAATGACTGCGTCGATCCCTTCGTAGAGTTCAATTTCAAATCCTTCGGATGTGCGACGGTGGACCGTTACGCACGGGGATTCGGTCTCGAGCACCAGATATACGTCGAGCGTAGGAATGGTTTGGTAGGCGGATCGCTTCTCCCCGTCATCAGTGCGGCGAGTCGATTCCGAGATCACTTCGGCGATCAGGACGGGACGATCTTGAAACGTTTCTTCGGGATCGTTCGGGTCGCAAACTACCATGCCATCGGGGTAATAAAACCGCGGGTAAGCGGCTTGCTCGATTCGCACTTTCGTATCGGAGTTGAACGGCTCGCATGGCTTACCGCGAAGCTGCGCATGGAGCACGCCAAGTAGGTTTGCAGCAACTCGATTGTGCACGTTAGTCGCGCCGGCCATGGCGTAGGCATAGCCGCCCAGATACTCGTGCTTCACATCGCTCACGAGTTCCTCAGCTAGGTATTCGTCGACCGAGATTGGTACATGCTTGGTAATAGACATGCAGCCTCAGGCAATTGCGGTGGCTATTTTCCAGCGGTGAGTTCGACCTTCAGGTCGTAGTTGCCGGAGTCGGGGGCTTTCGCGCTCCACACGATCAGGCGTGTGTCGCGTTTGGAGTCGCCGTACATGCCTTCGGGGGGCTCGCAAGGCGATACGCTCCATTCGCCGGGCGTGTCGCTGATGGCTGTTAGCTGGAGCGTCTTGCCCGACTGGGTCAGCTGTATTCGATGGCCGTCGATCGCGACATCGGCCTTGGTCACCATGGTCCAGTCGATGCTGGCTTGTGGTTTCACCCCTTGCAGGTGGTCGACCACGGTCACCTGGCGGTTCTTAGCATCGAACGTAAAGTCGCGGGTGGCCTTCTCTACTTTCGCCAGCGCTAGTACAGGAGCCATGTCGACGCTTACCGATCCGGTCGACTGCTCCAGCGGTTTGTAGTCGGTAAAAGTCGATTGCCCGGTGACTTTGTAGGGCTGGTTATCGACCGTAATCGTGTTGTGACCGAAGTTGGTGTAAGGGAAGATGTTCCAGCGATCGCCCGATTGTTTGTGATCGAACAGGTGGATACCGCGTTGTTCGTAGTCGTTGTAGTTCACCGCTCCGAGGTCGATCGCCCAGCGAATGCCGTCGGCTTCGAGCACGAACGAGCCCGAGTCCATATGGCCGTGGTTGATATTCGGACGGCCTGCCTTGGCGGCCAGGTACAACGCGTTGGGATCGGTCCACGAGGTGCGGAACATAGCCAGCGGCTGTTCGCCGCGCCCACACCAGCTTAGGTCGAGCGGCTTCGATGCTTGACTCTCCGGCGAACGCCATAGCACCGCGAACGGCAGCATGCGATCGCGGCGATTCGCGCCCGACAGTCGGGCGACTGCGTTCACGTTGTCGGGCGTGTTGGTTCGCGAAGCAAACCAGTAGAGCGCGGCCGGTGTGCCGACCTTGTCGCCGCCGTCGGCGTAGTTGTAAGCCAACCCGGTGGGGCCGGTCGCGTGGGCGACAAACTGACTGCTCGCCAGCAAGGCCGGCGTGGTAAGTCCCATGTCGGTACCGAGGGCTGTTTCGAGCGAGTCGATCAGCATCACCTGGTACGAGGTGCCATACACCCAGTAGCCGGGGCCTTCGGGATAGACGCCGTCGGGCTCATAGCAGCCAACAGCCCGCGGATTGTTCTTCTTCACCTCTTCGAGTACCAGGCGGGCGAGTTCCGGCTCGTCTTCGGCCAACGCGAGCGCGGCAATGGTCATGCCGCCGTAGCAGACGGAGTTCCAATTGTGGTTGCAGGTTTTCCACCAGTAATTGTTCTTGATGAGTCGCAACGCATGCTCACGCAACCCTGCGTGAATCTTCTGTCGCGAGTCATCAGGTAGGTACTCGTACAACCAGTCGTAACCAAGCCCCACGGCCGCGGCCATTTCGGCCACGTCGAGGTAGTGATTCGGGTTCCAGTCGCTAAACTGGCAAACGTTGAGCATCTCGGCTTCTGCCCGAGCGGCATAACGCTCGTCGCCGGTGGAGTGATACGCAACCGCCAGCGTGGTGATGCGAAGCAAAGCCTCGCGCGAGACGCTCAGCAATCGTTTGCCAGTCATCTTGCGTTCGAGTAGTGGGGCTTTCAGGTAGCTGTCGGCCGATTTCTCAATCTCTTTGAGAATCGAATCGAGTTCGGCATCCGTTTCCCGCTCGGTCGAAAGCTTCGCGAAGTCATCGCTCGTGGCCATGATTCGGGGGTGATCGGGTTTCAGCGATTGCAGGAGTGACTGTTGCGCGAAACTCGGTAAAGTGCAGAGCATCAGCAGGATGAACAGCGGCAGTACGCGACGTAAAATAGTCATCGAAACCTCCGAGATAGGCGAAAAGTGCACGCGGTAAGTATAGCAGGTTACATAACCGGGATGGTAAGCGCGAAGCGCATCTTGTGGGTATCGCTTGTTTAGGCGAGGGTGGAGAGGGTCTCGGAGCGAGATCCATCGATCCACCGCGCGAGCTTTCCGCATTCGTTCCGAAACCTTGCTTGACCCGTGCACCTCGCGCGGCAAGATAGCAATAGTCGAGATTGATGAAATGCACCCAACGTGCGCCATGTTAGTGATTTGCCCTGGGAGTGACTTGAAGTGACAAAGCCATCGAAACCGTGGATTGTAGTATTCGCCGCGATCACGTTGGGAGCGTTCGCCTCGCTGGCGATTGATACCGAAGCACAAGACAAGCCAGCGACTTCGCAAGGTGACTCAACCGTATCGGACAGCGAATCACCAGCGACGGGACTCAAGGAAGTGGTGGAACTAGGGCGCGACATTGTGATGAATACCAACACCCATCCGCTCACAAAAGAGTTTGTGGGCAACGATCTCAAGTGCACCTCGTGCCATCTCGAAGGAGGCACCGATCCGAAGGCGGGCACGTTTATCGGTTTGGCCACCGCCTACCCCGCTTGGTCGCCCCGGGAACAGCGGGTAATCACGCTGGAAGATCGCATTCTCAATTGTTTCATGCGGAGCATGAATGGCACTCGGTTGCCAGTCGGTAGCAAAGCCTCGGTAGCGATGGCCACTTACATCACATCGCTGTCGGAGGGGATGCCGATGAAGATGAACCAGAGCAAACCACTTGGGCCGAACCACGTACCGATGCTCGAGTACGATTTCGCGAAGGCCAACATCGAACGCGGCATGCAGCTGTATGCCGACGAGTGTGCTTACTGCCATGGCGACCAGGGCGAGGGGACCGACGATGGCCCGCCGGTGTGGGGCGACCGATCCTACAACAACGGGGCGGGGCTGTCGCGGGTGCCGAAGATGGCTAGCTGGTTGAAAGTTGCGATGCCGCTCGGCGATCCTTACCTGACCGAAGAGCAGTGCGCCGATATCGCCGCCTACGTGAACTCGAAACCACGGCCGGAGTTCAAGATGAAAGACCACTTGCCGCCGGCCGAGAAGATGGGGGAATACAACGGAGTGGTCGAAGAGTAGACCTCCCAGAACTGGTGGTAATGCACGGTTGGTGTGGTCCGCGACTCCGAGTTATGATGGCGGGTGCGATAGTCCCTCGTCCGCGGTTCACTCTCGGTTCATGGGTGCGATGTCCGACGTTGTCAAAATCAAAACCTGTTGCCCGCATTGTGGTTCGGTCTTCAAGGTAGCCGCCAGGCATGTCGGCAAGGTGGCCAAGTGCCCTGCCGCGCGGTGTGGCAACCAATTTCGGGTGGTTGAGATGGACGCCGCCCCCGCCCGGACGCTCGATACTCCCTTCAACCGATCCTACGATGGCCATTTCGCGGAGGACGATGCCGACCGGTTGAAGCTGCCTGAAGGCCAGGACGAGTCGCATGGGTTTACACTGTCGAATACCATGGCTTCGCACCCTGGCAACATCAAAGTGAACTACTTGCGGTGGGTGCTGCACCAACCGAAGTGGCCATGCTTGTTTACGTTGGGCGAAGTCGCTTGCCTGGGACTGCTAGCTTGGGCATCCTGGTGGTGGTGGATTCTGCTGCTACCAATCGCATTGCTCATGACGCTCGTCAACGTGTTCTATTGGTGGCGCTTGAGCAATCACTTTCAGTTTGGATGCGCGAACGTCGGCCAGGTGGTGTCGCTTGAACCCACGTTGCTGGCGGTCGACACAGACTTGTCGCATGGCGAAGGTGACTATCCCGTAATTAAGATCATCGAGATCTCCATCGATCGCTCTGGCGGTAAGCCTTTGGAAATCGGCATGCATGTGCCGACCGTATCGTTGTATGCTCCCCCGCCAGAACCCGACGCGCCGCACTGGGCGAACTTTTTTCCCCTTCCAGCCGACTACGTTTGTGGCAAGCCGGAACAAATCGAACAACTGCTCGCCCGTTTGGATCGCGACGACTACGAGAACCTCGACAAGTGGCTCAAGTCGGTTCCGCAACCCTACAAGCCGGGACTCTATCTCATGTGGAGCGAGCCCGACAAAGCGATCGGGCGGTTGCCGGAGTGGAAGATCTACGACTAGCAGCAAGCAACGTTCAGGCTGCAAAACAAGGGGAATGACAATTCTTGCGAATCGGCCAAAAAGGGTCGCGGTCCAGTTTGTCGCGCGCTTACAATGGGGCACCGCTTCTATCCCTCTCTGTGGTTAACATGCTGGAGGTTCGCGATGAGTGTCACACGGACGAACGTAAGTCGTCGCCGATTCATGCAGGCTAGTGCCGTAGGAACCTCGGCTCTGTTGTTGCCGCAAGTGCATGTATCGGGGCAAGAAGCGAAGCCCGAACAGCAAAAGCTCAACATCGGCATCATTGGCACCGGAGGGCGTGGGCAGGCCAACCTGGGTGGTGTGCAGCACGAAAATATCTACGCCCTCTGCGATACGAATGGCAACGTGATCGATCAGGCGCGGAGCAATTATCCTAAAGCCAAAGTCACTAGCGACTGGCGAGAACTGGTGGAAGATCCCCAGATCGACGCGGTCGTCATCAGCACGGCCGACCATCATCACGCGCTCGCTTCAATCGCAGCGATGCGGGCCGGCAAGCATGTGTACTGCGAAAAGCCGCTTGCTCACACAGTTCGCGAAGCCCGGTTGATGCAGCAGGTCTATGCGGAGCAGCGGGGTAAGATTGCCACGCAAATGGGCACCCAAATTCATGCGACCGACAACTATCGTCGAGTCGTGGAGCTCGTGCAGGCGGGGGCCATCGGGCCGATTCGCGAAGCCCATGTCTGGTGCGGGCGGACCATCAATCCCGTGGATCCGGTCGAGTTGCCGGAGCAGTCGATTCCAGCGAACTTCGATTGGGAAACCTGGCTCGGCCCCGCGGCCATGCGTCCCTACAACGGCGGCTACTGGCAAGGGGGCAACCTGAACTGGAACCGTCGGTGGGAGTTCGGCAACGGGGTGCTCGGCGACATGGGGAGTCATCTGATTGACCTGCCGTACTGGGCGTTGGAGCTAACCCATCCTGAGTCGGTAGAGTCCGAAGGCCCCGCGATCGATGAGTTTGCCTGCCCACCATGGCAAGTCGTCACCTGGCAGCACCCTGCCCGATCGGGCAACGAGTACGTATCGGGGCCGCTGAAGGTGGTTTGGTACCACGGCAACGAAGGCATGCAGCGCCGTTCCGACCTACTGCAGCCGCAGCTCGGCGACGACACCAACCTGGCCGACTGGCACATCGGCGTGACGTTCGTCGGCGACAAAGGGTTGCTCACCGCCGACTACGGCCGGCATCTATTGAGCCCCAGCGGCGAGTTCGCCGATTACACTCCGCCGGCTCCGTCGATTGAAAAGTCGGCCGGGCATTACCACGAGTGGACCAACGCCTGCAAGTCGGGCGGCGAGTCGCTGTGTAACTTCGAGTACTCGGGCCGACTGATCGAACACAACTTGCTCGGCAACGTGGCTCACCGCGCCGGCAAGAAACTCACCTGGGACGCCGAGTCAGCAACCATTACCAACGTGCCGGAAGCGATGCAGTTTGTCGATAAAGAGTATCGCGACGGATGGAAAGTATAACGCGTGTTTCAAGCCAATCGGAGAATACAACAATCATGATACGTTCCTGCACCTGGAGCTTACGCACCGCACTCGTTTGTCTGGCACTAGCCCTCCCCATTACCGCTGCACGCGCCCAAGAAGCTCCAGCCACCACCGACGCTCCCAAGGCGTTCATCGATGGCACCGGCGAGGGATGGCGTCCGCTCACGAAGGACGACTTCGTGAACGTGAACTGCCATGACGATACTTGGACCTGGAACGACGAAGGGGTGCACTGCACCGGGAGTCCGACCGGGGTGATGCGCACCACGAAGAAGTTCACCAATTTCGAACTAGTGTGCGAATGGAATCACCGCAAGAACGCTGGTAACAGCGGCATCTTTGTGTGGACCACGCCCGAGTCGATTGAGCGACTCGCCGAAGCTGGCAAGCCAGGTTTGCCGCAAGGGATCGAAGTCCAGGTGCTCGACTTAGGCTACGCGGAACAGTACGAGAAGTCGTACAACAAGCCGGCCGACTGGTTTACCAGCCATGGCGACGTGTTCCCGGTTGGTGTCAAAATGAAGCCCTTTCCTCCCGTCGCCCCGGACGGAGTTCGCAGTTTCCCCAGCAAGGAACTCACCAAAGGTGTTGGTGAGTGGAACCACTACTACGTCCGCGCGATCAATGGCGAAGTGCGGCTGTGGGTCAACGGCGAAGAAGTCTCTGGCGGCACCAGCTGCGAACCTAGCACCGGATACCTTTGTCTAGAATCCGAAGGTTCCCCAATCGATTTCCGTAACTTGCGGATCCGCGAATTGCCGTAACTCTCGCCAGTGCGATTCGTTGCGTATTAGGCACCGGGAACTTGAGTTCGGGTGGTGCTCGGGAGTATAGTCACACGTCTGGCCGACTCATGTCT containing:
- a CDS encoding Gfo/Idh/MocA family protein, with the protein product MSVTRTNVSRRRFMQASAVGTSALLLPQVHVSGQEAKPEQQKLNIGIIGTGGRGQANLGGVQHENIYALCDTNGNVIDQARSNYPKAKVTSDWRELVEDPQIDAVVISTADHHHALASIAAMRAGKHVYCEKPLAHTVREARLMQQVYAEQRGKIATQMGTQIHATDNYRRVVELVQAGAIGPIREAHVWCGRTINPVDPVELPEQSIPANFDWETWLGPAAMRPYNGGYWQGGNLNWNRRWEFGNGVLGDMGSHLIDLPYWALELTHPESVESEGPAIDEFACPPWQVVTWQHPARSGNEYVSGPLKVVWYHGNEGMQRRSDLLQPQLGDDTNLADWHIGVTFVGDKGLLTADYGRHLLSPSGEFADYTPPAPSIEKSAGHYHEWTNACKSGGESLCNFEYSGRLIEHNLLGNVAHRAGKKLTWDAESATITNVPEAMQFVDKEYRDGWKV
- a CDS encoding c-type cytochrome, with protein sequence MTKPSKPWIVVFAAITLGAFASLAIDTEAQDKPATSQGDSTVSDSESPATGLKEVVELGRDIVMNTNTHPLTKEFVGNDLKCTSCHLEGGTDPKAGTFIGLATAYPAWSPREQRVITLEDRILNCFMRSMNGTRLPVGSKASVAMATYITSLSEGMPMKMNQSKPLGPNHVPMLEYDFAKANIERGMQLYADECAYCHGDQGEGTDDGPPVWGDRSYNNGAGLSRVPKMASWLKVAMPLGDPYLTEEQCADIAAYVNSKPRPEFKMKDHLPPAEKMGEYNGVVEE
- a CDS encoding 3-keto-disaccharide hydrolase, with amino-acid sequence MIRSCTWSLRTALVCLALALPITAARAQEAPATTDAPKAFIDGTGEGWRPLTKDDFVNVNCHDDTWTWNDEGVHCTGSPTGVMRTTKKFTNFELVCEWNHRKNAGNSGIFVWTTPESIERLAEAGKPGLPQGIEVQVLDLGYAEQYEKSYNKPADWFTSHGDVFPVGVKMKPFPPVAPDGVRSFPSKELTKGVGEWNHYYVRAINGEVRLWVNGEEVSGGTSCEPSTGYLCLESEGSPIDFRNLRIRELP
- a CDS encoding heparinase II/III domain-containing protein; this translates as MTILRRVLPLFILLMLCTLPSFAQQSLLQSLKPDHPRIMATSDDFAKLSTERETDAELDSILKEIEKSADSYLKAPLLERKMTGKRLLSVSREALLRITTLAVAYHSTGDERYAARAEAEMLNVCQFSDWNPNHYLDVAEMAAAVGLGYDWLYEYLPDDSRQKIHAGLREHALRLIKNNYWWKTCNHNWNSVCYGGMTIAALALAEDEPELARLVLEEVKKNNPRAVGCYEPDGVYPEGPGYWVYGTSYQVMLIDSLETALGTDMGLTTPALLASSQFVAHATGPTGLAYNYADGGDKVGTPAALYWFASRTNTPDNVNAVARLSGANRRDRMLPFAVLWRSPESQASKPLDLSWCGRGEQPLAMFRTSWTDPNALYLAAKAGRPNINHGHMDSGSFVLEADGIRWAIDLGAVNYNDYEQRGIHLFDHKQSGDRWNIFPYTNFGHNTITVDNQPYKVTGQSTFTDYKPLEQSTGSVSVDMAPVLALAKVEKATRDFTFDAKNRQVTVVDHLQGVKPQASIDWTMVTKADVAIDGHRIQLTQSGKTLQLTAISDTPGEWSVSPCEPPEGMYGDSKRDTRLIVWSAKAPDSGNYDLKVELTAGK